The Dermochelys coriacea isolate rDerCor1 chromosome 12, rDerCor1.pri.v4, whole genome shotgun sequence genome has a window encoding:
- the ZNF507 gene encoding zinc finger protein 507 isoform X5: MEEGSSIAVLVPNIVEQEAVLISETVIGSTLESSEDHRKCKTDPLIHVIQKLSKIVESEKSQRCLLIGKKRSHPNASTPSFETQDFCEIPAKTMELPVIGIKKTDELQADYVTNCLPQSKRKVICYQCSLCKFLSPSLSILQEHIKQHGQQNEIILMCSECHFASKNQEELEVHVRIHHENDGKNQSNVQQCVNLSASSLQGPVEGSVKAGTDQAVNLDCKGITRSTPIAEMGRRKWYTYEQYGMYRCLICSYTCGQQRMLKTHAWKHAGEVDCSYPIFEEENEPAILSAATVTHTPHSVDTIVLSLENNELDIHSDHSLQLQICSSEQLSCKSPPVVENGKEEEVLSQSTVCSPTGEPLEETISDTDTEQDNLITDSLLSSAQKIINCSPNKKGHVNVIVERLPSAEETVLQKPFLMNADIEAEKKLISEESQVVCEGSGEVYHSDEIEEVIIGWSNTEKKDNDLISNKGIAADENAPPVRRRTNSESLRLHSLAAEALVTMPIRAAELTRSSFRAFAAVNSLDADTGQRQSDGTCAAHSKMVSSLKNTPEGLTSLNQSDCAIMELQKDKPELSEAPIKMGISMSLLTVIEKLRERTDQNASDDDILKELQDNAQCQPVNDMNMPGSNLVEYIPNVDRPYRCRLCHYSSGNKGYIKQHLRVHRQRQPYQCPICEHIADNSKDLESHMINHCKTRMYQCKQCEESFHYKSQLRNHEREQHSLPDLLSTATSNKLIVSSEADEREGNKPSVQKLYRCDVCDYASTTYVGVRNHRRIHNSDKPYRISALARTNL; the protein is encoded by the exons ATGGAAGAGGGAAGCAGTATTGCAGTATTGGTGCCAAATATTGTGGAACAGGAAGCTGTACTGATTTCTGAAACAGTCATTGGCTCAACACTAGAAAGCAGTGAAGATCATAGAAAATGTAAAACTGATCCTCTAATCCATGTTATCCAAAAATTAAGCAAGATAGTAGAAAGTGAGAAGTCACAGAGATGTCTTTTAATAGGGAAAAAACGTTCCCATCCTAATGCTTCTACACCATCTTTTGAAACACAAGATTTTTGTGAGATCCCAGCTAAAACAATGGAACTGCCTGTTATTGGCATTAAAAAGACTGATGAGCTACAAGCAGATTATGTAACCAATTGTCTTCcacaaagtaaaagaaaagttATATGCTACCAGTGTAGCCTATGTAAATTTCTATCACCATCTCTTTCTATACTACAAGAACATATAAAACAACATGGTCAACAGAATGAAATTATATTAATGTGCTCAGAATGCCACTTTGCTTCTAAAAACCAAGAAGAACTTGAAGTTCATGTCAGAATTCACCATGAGAATGATGGCAAAAACCAGTCAAATGTGCAACAATGTGTAAATCTCTCAGCTTCATCTTTGCAAGGGCCAGTGGAAGGAAGTGTCAAAGCAGGCACTGATCAGGCAGTAAATCTGGACTGTAAAGGCATAACTCGGTCTACTCCTATAGCTGAAATGGGCAGGAGAAAATGGTATACTTATGAGCAGTATGGCATGTATCGGTGCTTAATTTGTAGCTACACTTGTGGTCAGCAAAGAATGTTAAAAACACATGCATGGAAACATGCAGGTGAGGTTGACTGTTCCTATCCTAtatttgaagaagaaaatgagCCTGCTATCTTGTCAGCTGCAACTGTAACACATACGCCTCATAGTGTGGATACAATTGTTCTCTCTCTAGAAAATAATGAACTAGACATCCATAGCGACCATTCTCTTCAACTCCAGATTTGTAGCTCTGAGCAACTGTCATGTAAATCTCCACCAGTGGTAGAAAATGGAAAAGAAGAGGAGGTCCTAAGTCAATCAACAGTCTGTTCCCCTACTGGAGAACCGTTAGAGGAAACCATATCAGATACAGATACAGAGCAAGATAATTTGATAACTGATAGTCTACTTTCGTCAGCACAGAAAATCATTAACTGTAGCCCAAATAAGAAAGGTCATGTTAATGTAATAGTAGAGCGCTTGCCAAGTGCTGAAGAAACTGTTTTACAAAAACCTTTCTTAATGAACGCTGACATTGAAGCTGAGAAAAAATTAATCTCAGAGGAGTCCCAGGTTGTGTGTGAAGGATCTGGTGAAGTTTATCACTCAGATGAAATTGAAGAAGTAATAATAGGATGGAGCAATACTGAGAAGAAAGATAATGATTTAATCTCTAATAAAGGCATAGCAGCTGATGAAAATGCCCCTCCTGTGCGAAGAAGAACAAATTCGGAATCTCTGAGACTGCACTCGTTAGCTGCAGAAGCTCTTGTCACAATGCCTATCAGAGCTGCAGAACTAACAAGATCCAGCTTTAGGGCCTTCGCTGCGGTAAACTCTTTAGATGCAGATACAGGACAAAGACAGTCGGATGGCACTTGTGCAGCCCATTCTAAAATGGTATCATCACTTAAAAACACTCCAGAGGGCTTAACTAGTTTAAACCAAAGTGACTGTGCAATAATGGAGCTACAAAAGGACAAACCAGAGCTATCAGAAGCACCAATTAAAATGGGCATTAGTATGTCACTGCTCACAGTAATTGAAAAATTGAGAGAGCGGACAGATCAGAATGCTTCTGATGATGACATTTTGAAAGAATTACAGGACAATGCACAATGCCAACCTGTGAATGACATGAACATGCCAGGAAGTAACCTGGTAGAGTACATACCTAATGTAGATCGACCATACCGCTGTCGCCTATGCCATTATAGCAGTGGCAATAAGGGCTACATAAAACAACACTTGAGAGTCCATCGTCAAAGGCAACCATATCAGTGTCCTATTTGTGAGCATATAGCTGACAATAGTAAAGATTTAGAAAGCCACATGATCAACCACTGCAAAACCAGAATGTATCAATGCAAGCAATGTGAAGAATCCTTTCATTATAAG agTCAGCTGCGAAATCATGAGAGAGAGCAACATAGTCTTCCAGATCTGCTCTCAACAGCAACATCTAACAAACTAATAGTTTCCAGTGAGGCAGATGAAAGAGAAg
- the ZNF507 gene encoding zinc finger protein 507 isoform X4, which translates to MEEGSSIAVLVPNIVEQEAVLISETVIGSTLESSEDHRKCKTDPLIHVIQKLSKIVESEKSQRCLLIGKKRSHPNASTPSFETQDFCEIPAKTMELPVIGIKKTDELQADYVTNCLPQSKRKVICYQCSLCKFLSPSLSILQEHIKQHGQQNEIILMCSECHFASKNQEELEVHVRIHHENDGKNQSNVQQCVNLSASSLQGPVEGSVKAGTDQAVNLDCKGITRSTPIAEMGRRKWYTYEQYGMYRCLICSYTCGQQRMLKTHAWKHAGEVDCSYPIFEEENEPAILSAATVTHTPHSVDTIVLSLENNELDIHSDHSLQLQICSSEQLSCKSPPVVENGKEEEVLSQSTVCSPTGEPLEETISDTDTEQDNLITDSLLSSAQKIINCSPNKKGHVNVIVERLPSAEETVLQKPFLMNADIEAEKKLISEESQVVCEGSGEVYHSDEIEEVIIGWSNTEKKDNDLISNKGIAADENAPPVRRRTNSESLRLHSLAAEALVTMPIRAAELTRSSFRAFAAVNSLDADTGQRQSDGTCAAHSKMVSSLKNTPEGLTSLNQSDCAIMELQKDKPELSEAPIKMGISMSLLTVIEKLRERTDQNASDDDILKELQDNAQCQPVNDMNMPGSNLVEYIPNVDRPYRCRLCHYSSGNKGYIKQHLRVHRQRQPYQCPICEHIADNSKDLESHMINHCKTRMYQCKQCEESFHYKSQLRNHEREQHSLPDLLSTATSNKLIVSSEADEREGNKPSVQKLYRCDVCDYASTTYVGVRNHRRIHNSDKPYRCPNGELASALQE; encoded by the exons ATGGAAGAGGGAAGCAGTATTGCAGTATTGGTGCCAAATATTGTGGAACAGGAAGCTGTACTGATTTCTGAAACAGTCATTGGCTCAACACTAGAAAGCAGTGAAGATCATAGAAAATGTAAAACTGATCCTCTAATCCATGTTATCCAAAAATTAAGCAAGATAGTAGAAAGTGAGAAGTCACAGAGATGTCTTTTAATAGGGAAAAAACGTTCCCATCCTAATGCTTCTACACCATCTTTTGAAACACAAGATTTTTGTGAGATCCCAGCTAAAACAATGGAACTGCCTGTTATTGGCATTAAAAAGACTGATGAGCTACAAGCAGATTATGTAACCAATTGTCTTCcacaaagtaaaagaaaagttATATGCTACCAGTGTAGCCTATGTAAATTTCTATCACCATCTCTTTCTATACTACAAGAACATATAAAACAACATGGTCAACAGAATGAAATTATATTAATGTGCTCAGAATGCCACTTTGCTTCTAAAAACCAAGAAGAACTTGAAGTTCATGTCAGAATTCACCATGAGAATGATGGCAAAAACCAGTCAAATGTGCAACAATGTGTAAATCTCTCAGCTTCATCTTTGCAAGGGCCAGTGGAAGGAAGTGTCAAAGCAGGCACTGATCAGGCAGTAAATCTGGACTGTAAAGGCATAACTCGGTCTACTCCTATAGCTGAAATGGGCAGGAGAAAATGGTATACTTATGAGCAGTATGGCATGTATCGGTGCTTAATTTGTAGCTACACTTGTGGTCAGCAAAGAATGTTAAAAACACATGCATGGAAACATGCAGGTGAGGTTGACTGTTCCTATCCTAtatttgaagaagaaaatgagCCTGCTATCTTGTCAGCTGCAACTGTAACACATACGCCTCATAGTGTGGATACAATTGTTCTCTCTCTAGAAAATAATGAACTAGACATCCATAGCGACCATTCTCTTCAACTCCAGATTTGTAGCTCTGAGCAACTGTCATGTAAATCTCCACCAGTGGTAGAAAATGGAAAAGAAGAGGAGGTCCTAAGTCAATCAACAGTCTGTTCCCCTACTGGAGAACCGTTAGAGGAAACCATATCAGATACAGATACAGAGCAAGATAATTTGATAACTGATAGTCTACTTTCGTCAGCACAGAAAATCATTAACTGTAGCCCAAATAAGAAAGGTCATGTTAATGTAATAGTAGAGCGCTTGCCAAGTGCTGAAGAAACTGTTTTACAAAAACCTTTCTTAATGAACGCTGACATTGAAGCTGAGAAAAAATTAATCTCAGAGGAGTCCCAGGTTGTGTGTGAAGGATCTGGTGAAGTTTATCACTCAGATGAAATTGAAGAAGTAATAATAGGATGGAGCAATACTGAGAAGAAAGATAATGATTTAATCTCTAATAAAGGCATAGCAGCTGATGAAAATGCCCCTCCTGTGCGAAGAAGAACAAATTCGGAATCTCTGAGACTGCACTCGTTAGCTGCAGAAGCTCTTGTCACAATGCCTATCAGAGCTGCAGAACTAACAAGATCCAGCTTTAGGGCCTTCGCTGCGGTAAACTCTTTAGATGCAGATACAGGACAAAGACAGTCGGATGGCACTTGTGCAGCCCATTCTAAAATGGTATCATCACTTAAAAACACTCCAGAGGGCTTAACTAGTTTAAACCAAAGTGACTGTGCAATAATGGAGCTACAAAAGGACAAACCAGAGCTATCAGAAGCACCAATTAAAATGGGCATTAGTATGTCACTGCTCACAGTAATTGAAAAATTGAGAGAGCGGACAGATCAGAATGCTTCTGATGATGACATTTTGAAAGAATTACAGGACAATGCACAATGCCAACCTGTGAATGACATGAACATGCCAGGAAGTAACCTGGTAGAGTACATACCTAATGTAGATCGACCATACCGCTGTCGCCTATGCCATTATAGCAGTGGCAATAAGGGCTACATAAAACAACACTTGAGAGTCCATCGTCAAAGGCAACCATATCAGTGTCCTATTTGTGAGCATATAGCTGACAATAGTAAAGATTTAGAAAGCCACATGATCAACCACTGCAAAACCAGAATGTATCAATGCAAGCAATGTGAAGAATCCTTTCATTATAAG agTCAGCTGCGAAATCATGAGAGAGAGCAACATAGTCTTCCAGATCTGCTCTCAACAGCAACATCTAACAAACTAATAGTTTCCAGTGAGGCAGATGAAAGAGAAg
- the ZNF507 gene encoding zinc finger protein 507 isoform X6 codes for MEEGSSIAVLVPNIVEQEAVLISETVIGSTLESSEDHRKCKTDPLIHVIQKLSKIVESEKSQRCLLIGKKRSHPNASTPSFETQDFCEIPAKTMELPVIGIKKTDELQADYVTNCLPQSKRKVICYQCSLCKFLSPSLSILQEHIKQHGQQNEIILMCSECHFASKNQEELEVHVRIHHENDGKNQSNVQQCVNLSASSLQGPVEGSVKAGTDQAVNLDCKGITRSTPIAEMGRRKWYTYEQYGMYRCLICSYTCGQQRMLKTHAWKHAGEVDCSYPIFEEENEPAILSAATVTHTPHSVDTIVLSLENNELDIHSDHSLQLQICSSEQLSCKSPPVVENGKEEEVLSQSTVCSPTGEPLEETISDTDTEQDNLITDSLLSSAQKIINCSPNKKGHVNVIVERLPSAEETVLQKPFLMNADIEAEKKLISEESQVVCEGSGEVYHSDEIEEVIIGWSNTEKKDNDLISNKGIAADENAPPVRRRTNSESLRLHSLAAEALVTMPIRAAELTRSSFRAFAAVNSLDADTGQRQSDGTCAAHSKMVSSLKNTPEGLTSLNQSDCAIMELQKDKPELSEAPIKMGISMSLLTVIEKLRERTDQNASDDDILKELQDNAQCQPVNDMNMPGSNLVEYIPNVDRPYRCRLCHYSSGNKGYIKQHLRVHRQRQPYQCPICEHIADNSKDLESHMINHCKTRMYQCKQCEESFHYKSQLRNHEREQHSLPDLLSTATSNKLIVSSEADEREGNKPSVQKLYRCDVCDYASTTYVGVRNHRRIHNSDKPYRHCIQQCLIQ; via the exons ATGGAAGAGGGAAGCAGTATTGCAGTATTGGTGCCAAATATTGTGGAACAGGAAGCTGTACTGATTTCTGAAACAGTCATTGGCTCAACACTAGAAAGCAGTGAAGATCATAGAAAATGTAAAACTGATCCTCTAATCCATGTTATCCAAAAATTAAGCAAGATAGTAGAAAGTGAGAAGTCACAGAGATGTCTTTTAATAGGGAAAAAACGTTCCCATCCTAATGCTTCTACACCATCTTTTGAAACACAAGATTTTTGTGAGATCCCAGCTAAAACAATGGAACTGCCTGTTATTGGCATTAAAAAGACTGATGAGCTACAAGCAGATTATGTAACCAATTGTCTTCcacaaagtaaaagaaaagttATATGCTACCAGTGTAGCCTATGTAAATTTCTATCACCATCTCTTTCTATACTACAAGAACATATAAAACAACATGGTCAACAGAATGAAATTATATTAATGTGCTCAGAATGCCACTTTGCTTCTAAAAACCAAGAAGAACTTGAAGTTCATGTCAGAATTCACCATGAGAATGATGGCAAAAACCAGTCAAATGTGCAACAATGTGTAAATCTCTCAGCTTCATCTTTGCAAGGGCCAGTGGAAGGAAGTGTCAAAGCAGGCACTGATCAGGCAGTAAATCTGGACTGTAAAGGCATAACTCGGTCTACTCCTATAGCTGAAATGGGCAGGAGAAAATGGTATACTTATGAGCAGTATGGCATGTATCGGTGCTTAATTTGTAGCTACACTTGTGGTCAGCAAAGAATGTTAAAAACACATGCATGGAAACATGCAGGTGAGGTTGACTGTTCCTATCCTAtatttgaagaagaaaatgagCCTGCTATCTTGTCAGCTGCAACTGTAACACATACGCCTCATAGTGTGGATACAATTGTTCTCTCTCTAGAAAATAATGAACTAGACATCCATAGCGACCATTCTCTTCAACTCCAGATTTGTAGCTCTGAGCAACTGTCATGTAAATCTCCACCAGTGGTAGAAAATGGAAAAGAAGAGGAGGTCCTAAGTCAATCAACAGTCTGTTCCCCTACTGGAGAACCGTTAGAGGAAACCATATCAGATACAGATACAGAGCAAGATAATTTGATAACTGATAGTCTACTTTCGTCAGCACAGAAAATCATTAACTGTAGCCCAAATAAGAAAGGTCATGTTAATGTAATAGTAGAGCGCTTGCCAAGTGCTGAAGAAACTGTTTTACAAAAACCTTTCTTAATGAACGCTGACATTGAAGCTGAGAAAAAATTAATCTCAGAGGAGTCCCAGGTTGTGTGTGAAGGATCTGGTGAAGTTTATCACTCAGATGAAATTGAAGAAGTAATAATAGGATGGAGCAATACTGAGAAGAAAGATAATGATTTAATCTCTAATAAAGGCATAGCAGCTGATGAAAATGCCCCTCCTGTGCGAAGAAGAACAAATTCGGAATCTCTGAGACTGCACTCGTTAGCTGCAGAAGCTCTTGTCACAATGCCTATCAGAGCTGCAGAACTAACAAGATCCAGCTTTAGGGCCTTCGCTGCGGTAAACTCTTTAGATGCAGATACAGGACAAAGACAGTCGGATGGCACTTGTGCAGCCCATTCTAAAATGGTATCATCACTTAAAAACACTCCAGAGGGCTTAACTAGTTTAAACCAAAGTGACTGTGCAATAATGGAGCTACAAAAGGACAAACCAGAGCTATCAGAAGCACCAATTAAAATGGGCATTAGTATGTCACTGCTCACAGTAATTGAAAAATTGAGAGAGCGGACAGATCAGAATGCTTCTGATGATGACATTTTGAAAGAATTACAGGACAATGCACAATGCCAACCTGTGAATGACATGAACATGCCAGGAAGTAACCTGGTAGAGTACATACCTAATGTAGATCGACCATACCGCTGTCGCCTATGCCATTATAGCAGTGGCAATAAGGGCTACATAAAACAACACTTGAGAGTCCATCGTCAAAGGCAACCATATCAGTGTCCTATTTGTGAGCATATAGCTGACAATAGTAAAGATTTAGAAAGCCACATGATCAACCACTGCAAAACCAGAATGTATCAATGCAAGCAATGTGAAGAATCCTTTCATTATAAG agTCAGCTGCGAAATCATGAGAGAGAGCAACATAGTCTTCCAGATCTGCTCTCAACAGCAACATCTAACAAACTAATAGTTTCCAGTGAGGCAGATGAAAGAGAAg
- the ZNF507 gene encoding zinc finger protein 507 isoform X7, whose translation MEEGSSIAVLVPNIVEQEAVLISETVIGSTLESSEDHRKCKTDPLIHVIQKLSKIVESEKSQRCLLIGKKRSHPNASTPSFETQDFCEIPAKTMELPVIGIKKTDELQADYVTNCLPQSKRKVICYQCSLCKFLSPSLSILQEHIKQHGQQNEIILMCSECHFASKNQEELEVHVRIHHENDGKNQSNVQQCVNLSASSLQGPVEGSVKAGTDQAVNLDCKGITRSTPIAEMGRRKWYTYEQYGMYRCLICSYTCGQQRMLKTHAWKHAGEVDCSYPIFEEENEPAILSAATVTHTPHSVDTIVLSLENNELDIHSDHSLQLQICSSEQLSCKSPPVVENGKEEEVLSQSTVCSPTGEPLEETISDTDTEQDNLITDSLLSSAQKIINCSPNKKGHVNVIVERLPSAEETVLQKPFLMNADIEAEKKLISEESQVVCEGSGEVYHSDEIEEVIIGWSNTEKKDNDLISNKGIAADENAPPVRRRTNSESLRLHSLAAEALVTMPIRAAELTRSSFRAFAAVNSLDADTGQRQSDGTCAAHSKMVSSLKNTPEGLTSLNQSDCAIMELQKDKPELSEAPIKMGISMSLLTVIEKLRERTDQNASDDDILKELQDNAQCQPVNDMNMPGSNLVEYIPNVDRPYRCRLCHYSSGNKGYIKQHLRVHRQRQPYQCPICEHIADNSKDLESHMINHCKTRMYQCKQCEESFHYKSQLRNHEREQHSLPDLLSTATSNKLIVSSEADEREVPTFSFDLILQCSENADPSSFYSITL comes from the exons ATGGAAGAGGGAAGCAGTATTGCAGTATTGGTGCCAAATATTGTGGAACAGGAAGCTGTACTGATTTCTGAAACAGTCATTGGCTCAACACTAGAAAGCAGTGAAGATCATAGAAAATGTAAAACTGATCCTCTAATCCATGTTATCCAAAAATTAAGCAAGATAGTAGAAAGTGAGAAGTCACAGAGATGTCTTTTAATAGGGAAAAAACGTTCCCATCCTAATGCTTCTACACCATCTTTTGAAACACAAGATTTTTGTGAGATCCCAGCTAAAACAATGGAACTGCCTGTTATTGGCATTAAAAAGACTGATGAGCTACAAGCAGATTATGTAACCAATTGTCTTCcacaaagtaaaagaaaagttATATGCTACCAGTGTAGCCTATGTAAATTTCTATCACCATCTCTTTCTATACTACAAGAACATATAAAACAACATGGTCAACAGAATGAAATTATATTAATGTGCTCAGAATGCCACTTTGCTTCTAAAAACCAAGAAGAACTTGAAGTTCATGTCAGAATTCACCATGAGAATGATGGCAAAAACCAGTCAAATGTGCAACAATGTGTAAATCTCTCAGCTTCATCTTTGCAAGGGCCAGTGGAAGGAAGTGTCAAAGCAGGCACTGATCAGGCAGTAAATCTGGACTGTAAAGGCATAACTCGGTCTACTCCTATAGCTGAAATGGGCAGGAGAAAATGGTATACTTATGAGCAGTATGGCATGTATCGGTGCTTAATTTGTAGCTACACTTGTGGTCAGCAAAGAATGTTAAAAACACATGCATGGAAACATGCAGGTGAGGTTGACTGTTCCTATCCTAtatttgaagaagaaaatgagCCTGCTATCTTGTCAGCTGCAACTGTAACACATACGCCTCATAGTGTGGATACAATTGTTCTCTCTCTAGAAAATAATGAACTAGACATCCATAGCGACCATTCTCTTCAACTCCAGATTTGTAGCTCTGAGCAACTGTCATGTAAATCTCCACCAGTGGTAGAAAATGGAAAAGAAGAGGAGGTCCTAAGTCAATCAACAGTCTGTTCCCCTACTGGAGAACCGTTAGAGGAAACCATATCAGATACAGATACAGAGCAAGATAATTTGATAACTGATAGTCTACTTTCGTCAGCACAGAAAATCATTAACTGTAGCCCAAATAAGAAAGGTCATGTTAATGTAATAGTAGAGCGCTTGCCAAGTGCTGAAGAAACTGTTTTACAAAAACCTTTCTTAATGAACGCTGACATTGAAGCTGAGAAAAAATTAATCTCAGAGGAGTCCCAGGTTGTGTGTGAAGGATCTGGTGAAGTTTATCACTCAGATGAAATTGAAGAAGTAATAATAGGATGGAGCAATACTGAGAAGAAAGATAATGATTTAATCTCTAATAAAGGCATAGCAGCTGATGAAAATGCCCCTCCTGTGCGAAGAAGAACAAATTCGGAATCTCTGAGACTGCACTCGTTAGCTGCAGAAGCTCTTGTCACAATGCCTATCAGAGCTGCAGAACTAACAAGATCCAGCTTTAGGGCCTTCGCTGCGGTAAACTCTTTAGATGCAGATACAGGACAAAGACAGTCGGATGGCACTTGTGCAGCCCATTCTAAAATGGTATCATCACTTAAAAACACTCCAGAGGGCTTAACTAGTTTAAACCAAAGTGACTGTGCAATAATGGAGCTACAAAAGGACAAACCAGAGCTATCAGAAGCACCAATTAAAATGGGCATTAGTATGTCACTGCTCACAGTAATTGAAAAATTGAGAGAGCGGACAGATCAGAATGCTTCTGATGATGACATTTTGAAAGAATTACAGGACAATGCACAATGCCAACCTGTGAATGACATGAACATGCCAGGAAGTAACCTGGTAGAGTACATACCTAATGTAGATCGACCATACCGCTGTCGCCTATGCCATTATAGCAGTGGCAATAAGGGCTACATAAAACAACACTTGAGAGTCCATCGTCAAAGGCAACCATATCAGTGTCCTATTTGTGAGCATATAGCTGACAATAGTAAAGATTTAGAAAGCCACATGATCAACCACTGCAAAACCAGAATGTATCAATGCAAGCAATGTGAAGAATCCTTTCATTATAAG agTCAGCTGCGAAATCATGAGAGAGAGCAACATAGTCTTCCAGATCTGCTCTCAACAGCAACATCTAACAAACTAATAGTTTCCAGTGAGGCAGATGAAAGAGAAg